From the genome of Notolabrus celidotus isolate fNotCel1 chromosome 5, fNotCel1.pri, whole genome shotgun sequence, one region includes:
- the LOC117813114 gene encoding LOW QUALITY PROTEIN: spermatogenesis-associated protein 22 (The sequence of the model RefSeq protein was modified relative to this genomic sequence to represent the inferred CDS: inserted 2 bases in 1 codon) has product MRRQENLQARPTSGCLSVPLFNRRKETEXPLTSAPSENEFFSHSEYTAKTSSATPNNQTGSYGGYQASGQSSCTPQRLQWNRQDLSQSSPPQQYGSNRPAPGPAPVMKSYAPIPHPYKGGGTSSKQGQPSIPARQQPSNPSVNPRSSQFQAPHTSHSAPSKPSPQTGFSPSGEQSSYRPPNPTVQYFQQSRPPPAPVPPPRRPSACEVQPQRNSWKFTNSFGPQSSCFEGNRSTNRHQSAQQTQIQEAFPVKPAVENSLRILTAVIDGMRHWSQFKDKVLYFFEIFATLDSAVTLGRHGAKNFVMRDGKQVVQCVFYENEQELPRLIRGQMHRCVGNYDRSRDVLVCVSIRPGLPSELRNAQEAVKVCDAEMRVLVNL; this is encoded by the exons ATGAGAAGACAAGAAAACCTGCAAGCCAGACCAACATCAG gctgcctgtctgtgccACTCttcaacagaagaaaagaaacaga tcCTTTGACATCTGCCCCCTCTGAGAATGAATTCTTCTCTCACAGTGAATACACAGCAAAAACCAGCTCAGCTACACCCAACAACCAAACAG gttCCTATGGGGGCTACCAGGCCTCAGGTCAGTCCTCTTGTACTCCACAAAGGCTCCAGTGGAACAGACAGGATCTCTCACAATCTAGTCCACCCCAGCAGTATGGGAGTAACAGACCTGCTCCTGGACCTGCACCTGTAATGAAAAGCTATGCACCTATTCCACACCCATACAAAGGCGGGGGCACAAG CTCAAAGCAGGGACAACCCAGCATCCCTGCTAGACAGCAGCCTTCCAACCCCAGTGTTAACCCAAGAAGCAGCCAATTTCAAGCCCCCCACACCAGTCACAGTGCGCCAAGCAAGCCATCACCTCAAACTGGGTTTTCACCAAGCGGTGAGCAGTCCTCTTACAGGCCACCCAATCCTACAGTTCAATATTTCCAGCAATCCAGACCTCCACCTGCTCCTGTCCCACCACCGAGGAGACCCTCTGCTTGTGAAGTGCAGCCTCAAAGAAACTCCTGGAAGTTCACTAACAGCTTCGGCCCACAGAGCTCCTGCTTTGAGGGAAACAGGAGCACAAATCGACATCAGTCTGCACAACAAACTCAAATCCAG GAAGCATTCCCAGTGAAGCCAGCTGTTGAGAACTCACTGAGGATCCTGACTGCAGTGATCGACGGGATGAGACATTGGAGCCAGTTTAAAGACAAAGTCCTGTACTTCTTTGAGATATTTG CTACTCTGGACTCTGCGGTCACTCTGGGTCGCCATGGAGCCAAGAACTTTGTCATGAGAGACGGAAAGCAAGTTGTGCAGTGTGTCTTCTATGAAAAT GAGCAGGAGCTCCCCCGTCTCATCCGAGGTCAAATGCACCGGTGTGTGGGAAACTATGACCGCAGCAGAGAtgtcttggtgtgtgtgtccatcAGACCCGGCCTCCCTTCCGAGCTGAGGAACGCTCAGGAGGCTGTGAAGGTCTGTGATGCAGAAATGAGGGTGCTTGTCAATCTCTAA